A genomic stretch from Pseudomonas alkylphenolica includes:
- a CDS encoding putative 2-dehydropantoate 2-reductase, with amino-acid sequence MSSIWHILGAGSLGSLWACRLARAGKAVRLILRDAERLKAYEAAGGLTLIEKDQAQLHAIPAQTAHDTTPIHRLLVACKAYDAEHAVAQLAPRLAHGAELILLQNGLGSQDAVANQVPHARCIFASSTEGAFRQADWQVNFAGHGFNWLGDQANPLAPEWLDDLSDAGIPHEWTPDILTRLWRKLALNCAINPLTVLHDCRNGGLEEHHCEVATLCAELSELLQCCGQPEAADGLSEEVERVIKATAANYSSMYQDVRQGRRTEIHYLLGHACRVASRHSLELPHLERLYRRLLEHLSARGLPCD; translated from the coding sequence ATGAGCAGCATCTGGCATATTCTCGGCGCCGGCAGTCTGGGCAGCCTCTGGGCTTGCCGTCTGGCCCGTGCGGGCAAAGCGGTCCGGCTGATCCTGCGCGATGCAGAGCGCCTCAAGGCCTATGAAGCGGCGGGCGGCCTGACCCTGATCGAAAAAGACCAGGCCCAACTGCACGCGATTCCGGCGCAAACCGCACACGACACCACGCCCATTCATCGCCTGCTGGTCGCCTGCAAGGCCTATGATGCCGAGCACGCCGTCGCGCAACTGGCGCCACGCCTGGCCCACGGCGCCGAACTGATCCTGCTGCAGAACGGCCTGGGTAGTCAGGACGCGGTCGCCAATCAGGTCCCTCACGCCCGCTGCATCTTCGCCTCTAGCACCGAAGGTGCGTTTCGCCAGGCCGACTGGCAGGTCAATTTCGCCGGACACGGCTTCAACTGGCTGGGTGACCAGGCCAACCCGCTAGCCCCGGAGTGGCTCGATGACCTGAGCGATGCCGGTATCCCCCATGAGTGGACGCCTGACATCCTCACCCGACTGTGGCGCAAGCTGGCGCTCAACTGCGCAATCAACCCGCTGACCGTGCTGCACGACTGCCGCAACGGCGGCCTTGAGGAGCACCACTGTGAAGTGGCCACGCTCTGCGCCGAACTCAGCGAGCTACTGCAATGCTGCGGCCAGCCCGAAGCCGCCGACGGCTTGAGCGAAGAAGTTGAACGGGTGATCAAGGCCACCGCCGCCAACTACTCTTCCATGTACCAGGATGTTCGCCAGGGCCGGCGCACCGAAATCCACTACCTGCTTGGCCACGCCTGCCGCGTCGCCAGCCGCCACAGCCTTGAGCTGCCGCACCTGGAACGACTCTACCGGCGTCTGCTCGAACACCTGAGTGCACGCGGATTGCCCTGCGACTGA
- a CDS encoding YajQ family cyclic di-GMP-binding protein, whose amino-acid sequence MPSFDVVSELDKHEVTNAVENAVKDLDRRYDLKGKGSFEFKEKELTVTLTAEAEFQLEAMIEILKLALVKRKIDVQCLEVKDAYASGKVMKQDATLKEGIDKELAKKIVAHIKDAKLKVQAAIQGEQVRVTGKKRDDLQEAIAALRAKEFGMPLQFNNFRD is encoded by the coding sequence ATGCCGTCGTTCGACGTGGTATCGGAACTGGACAAGCACGAAGTCACCAACGCCGTGGAAAACGCGGTCAAGGATCTGGACCGTCGCTATGACCTCAAGGGCAAGGGCAGTTTCGAGTTCAAGGAAAAGGAACTGACCGTCACCCTGACTGCCGAAGCCGAATTCCAGCTCGAAGCGATGATCGAGATCCTCAAGCTGGCCCTGGTCAAGCGCAAGATCGACGTGCAGTGCCTGGAAGTGAAGGATGCCTACGCTTCGGGCAAAGTGATGAAGCAGGACGCCACCCTCAAGGAAGGCATCGACAAGGAGCTGGCGAAGAAGATCGTCGCTCATATCAAAGATGCCAAGCTCAAGGTCCAGGCCGCCATTCAGGGCGAGCAGGTACGCGTCACCGGCAAGAAGCGTGACGACCTGCAGGAAGCCATTGCCGCATTGCGCGCCAAAGAATTCGGTATGCCGCTGCAGTTCAACAACTTCCGCGACTGA